The Clostridium aceticum genomic interval CTATGCTTCATGGGCAGTTGTGCTGTTTAGGCTTATATCTCCGTTTTCTTTTTCCTCTGCTTTTAGTCTTTTAAAAGTGGGCACCTCAAGTTTTGGGAAAATGGAGTATATCCCTTCCAATATTGGCATGATGGCAGAACCCCAAATAGATCTTGGGATAAGTGGTTTAAATACTATTATCAGTAATTCTTTACCTGCAGCAACACCATATGCTAGTATAAACCCTACCCAGATAATCCTATTGAGTCTTTCAATTATATGGATACTTGGTGTATTAGGACTGATGACCTACAGCCTTATATCTTACTTAATATTAAAACACAAAGTTGGCATGGCGGTACTTCTGCAAGACAATGTTTTTGAGTGTGAAAATATTTCTTCGCCTTTTGTATTAGGCATCGTAAATCCTAAGATTTATTTACCCATAGGACTTTCGGAAGCGGAAAAAAGTTATATTTTAAAACATGAACAAATTCATATCAAACGATTTGATTATTTGATCAAGCCTTTTGCATTTTTAGCACTTTGTGTTCATTGGTTTAATCCTTTTGTATGGCTTAGCTTCGTGTTGATGAGCCACGATATGGAAATGGCTTGCGATGAACAGGTCATCAAGGAACTTGGTACAGATATCAAGACAGATTATAGCACATCTATACTATCTTTGGCAGTAAACAAAAAGATGATAAATGGAAGCCCTCTTGCCTTTGGAGAAATAGGGGCAAAGGGGCGCATTAAAAACGTATTAAACTATAAACGCTCTACCTTTTGGGTAATTATTATGGCAGTTATCGTAGTAATAATCACGGGTATTGGGCTGGCTTCGAACCCTACCGCTTCTACCTACTATAATAAAGAAAAAATTCATATGGCTGAAACTTGGGCAGAGGCTTTGAATATAAGAAATGGCAAATTACGCTACGAAATTATGTCTGAAAGTATGAAAGAAAAATTTGTTACAGAGCAAAAAGAAGGTTCTGACAGCGACGAATGGAATTATAGTATTGGCTATTCCAGTCCGTGGGTTGTCAATTATGAGATTGATGTGGAAGGAGATACTGCAAACATCACGTATCATTTAACTGATAGCACTGGAGAAATATATGAGAAAATCGAGATAATTACTTTTGGTAAAGAAAACAATCAGCTTGTAATAATAGACGCAAGGGAAAAATTTGCCCAGTGGGAAAAAGTCCGCTACTTTGCACCAACTGCAAAGCAGGCCATGGAGGTTTATAGGAAAGCACTTCTTGAAAGCGATTATCTTACAATTCTTTCCCTTGTTCATACAGCGAATTTTGATCCTATAGGACAGGAAATCTGGGATACGATAAAAATCAACAGTGTAAAAGTGGTTAGTGAGGATATACGTGAAAATAAAGCTTGCTATGAGTTAGAACTAGATATTAAGGATGGAGGAAATTCTGCTTTTGAGATAGGGATTTTTCCTCGATGGTTATGGCTTGTAAAGGGTGAGTTGGGCTGGTATGTAGAAGGTCTCATGACAAGTGGAGAACCTGATGCTAGTTGGTGGAGTTTAGAACTTTAGGACTGATTTTGGAGGATACTGTATGAAAAGAAAAACAATTGGGGTTATCTCAGATACCCACGGACTTTTACGACCCGAAGCGGTAAAAATTCTTAAAAATTCAGAGATGATTATACATGCAGGAGATATTGGCAATGTACAGATCCTTGAGGGACTACAAAAAATTGCACAAGTAGTTGCAGTCCGTGGAAATTGTGATAAAGGCAGCTGGGCGAAGGAGTTTGCCGAAACAAAAATTGTAGAAATCCAAAACATTCATTTATATGTACTTCATGATGTAAAGAACATGGACCTTGATCCTAGTGTAGCAGGATTCAAAGCAGTTATAAGTGGTCACTCCCATAAACCATTGGTGACTTATTCTAACGGTATTCTTTATCTAAACCCTGGTAGTGCAGGACCTCGTCGATTTAAGTTGCCGCTTAGTGTAGCAAGATTATATGTAGATACAGTTTCTGTAGAGGCAGAAATAATTCGGTTAGATATCTAATAAGGAAAAAATAATCAAAAGGCTTATTCCGTAAACAAAGAACTGCGGGATAAGCCTTTTGGTGACTATAAAAACATTATGTAAATAAAAATATTTGGTGTCTTTAGATTTTTTTGAAAAGTACACTTAAAAGTGCAAAAAATGTCTTAATTGTGCATAGACAGTAGTTGATAATTTTTATATAATGAATACGATAATTATTATCATTTAATACATGGAATCAGTATAATGCGCTGAATCAATCATCTAAGTAAAAATCTCCTCTTCATAAGGGATGGGAGGTTTGCAGCTTGGAAGAAAATTTAAGATTAAAGGAGTGTTTTGGGGAATGTTGAAGAAAAAAATGGGGAAATCGTTGGTTATATGTATATTGCTTTTAACCCTAAGTTTGATGGCTGCTTGTTCTTCAGGGGGGAATACACCCAGTAGTTCTGATGAAGAGGGGAATGTAGCCCTTAACACAGATGAACTGATCTATGTTAACTTTAGGGACATAAGAGATTTAAACCCTCATACGTACAGTGGAGAACTTTTTGCACAAAATTTATTATTTGAAGGTCTTGTGATGGTTACTGATGAAGGTATTCAACCTTGGCTTGCAAAAGATTGGGATATTTCTGAGGATGGACGAACCTATACCTTCCATATAAGACAAGGCGTAACCTTTTCAGATGGCTATAAGTTTGATGCCCATGCGGTAGAAGCCAATATTCAAGCTATTTATGACAACTATGACAGACATGGATGGCTGGAAAGTGTGAGATTATTAGACAGCTTTGGTGCTGTGGATGATTATACCTTTGAAATGAAGCTAAAAGAACCCTACTATCCACTGCTGATAGAGCTGGCGGTAACGAGACCCTTTAGGTTCATATCTCCTAATTGTTTTATCGATGGAACTACGAAAAACGGGGTGAATGGGGTAATCGGGACAGGAAAATATGTACTTACAGAAAACCACATTGATCAATATGCTGTGTTTGATGTAAATGAAACCTATTGGGGTGAAAAGCCAGAAATCAGTAGGATCATTGCTAAAGTAATTCCAGATAATCAAATAAGAGTACTTGCTTTAGAGAAAGGTGAAATTGATATTATCTTTGGCATTGGTATGATTGATGCAGCAACTTATCTTAAGTTTTCAGAAATGGAGGGCTTTGGAGCAAGTCTATCAGACCCTTTGGCTACAAGAATGTTGATTATGAATTCAACAGATAAAATTTTATCTGATGTTAATGTAAGACAGGCTATAAATGCAGCAGTCAATAGAGAAGAAATATCAGAAGGAATTTTTTATGGACTGGAAGCTCCTGCAAGTAGAATGCTAGCAAGAACGGTTCCTTACTGCGATGTAGATTTCGAAGATTATGTCTATTCCCTAGATAAGGCAAAAAACCTTCTTGAGGAAGCAGGGTGGAACATGAATGAGGCCACAAACATACGTGAAAAAGACGGTATGCCTTTACAAATTGAAATGCACTATAATGCAGATAATGTAACAGAAAGAACCATTGCTGAATATCTACAGGATGAAATGAGAAAAGTCGGCATCAACCTCAGTATTACTGGAGAAGAGGAGCAGGCTTATAGAGATAGGATGAAAAATGGAGGTTTTAGTATTACCTTTAATATGCCATGGGGAACACCTTATGATCCACATTCTTTCCTTGGTGCTATGAGAATGCCTGCTGTTTATGGAGATTATGCAGCACAACAGGGGCTTGAAGAGGTTCAAAAACTTCATGATACAATCTTAAAGGCATTTATTGCTACAGATGAAATTCAAAGACAGGAATATTACGATTATATTCTTACATATTTACATGATGAAGCTATCTATGTTCCATTGACTTTTGAAAGAAATAGGGCAGTATACAATGAAAAAGTGAAGAATGTAACCTTTAATCCTTCACAATATGAAGTGCCCCTTGACAGAATGTATATTAAATAAAAATGATGCCTACAAAACTGGTCATGGAGCAAGTTATCTATGACCAGTTTCCGTGCTTCAAAATCATAAGGAGGTTCCTCATGGGAAAATATATCATAAAAAGAATTCTAATGGCTTTGCCGATGATGCTGGCAGTATCCTTTATCGCCTTCGTGCTGATCAATCTTATCCCAGCAGACCCTGCCGAAGTAGTATTAAGAGTCAATGAGATTATTCCCACAGAAGAAGCGATCGAGGGGATGCGGGAGGAGCTGGGATTGAATAAACCTTATTTACAGAGATATTTTGACTGGTTATGGGATGTTCTGCATCTCAATCTTGGCAATTCCTATGTGAATAAAAATAGAACCGTTGCTGGCGAGATTACCAGGAGTTTACCTGCCACCTTTGAACTTGCAGCAGTTTCCTTGTTTATTGTAATCTTTGTCAGTATTCCTGTAGGCCTTTTATGTGCTGTGTGGAAGGATAGTATTTTCGATCGTGTGGTGAGAATCTTTATATTTATTGGAACGGCTATGCCTAATTATTGGATAGGCATATTGTTGATATGGCTATTTGCAGTAAAACTAGGGGTTTTGCCAACAGGAGGGAATAATCAGGAGGGGGCAATTATTCTGCCAGCCATTACCTTAAGCCTCACTTATATTTCTACCTATGTCAGACTCATCAGAAATAGCATATTAGAAAACATGATAGAGAACTATGTTTTTTATGCTAAAGTTAGAGGATTAAAGGACAGAACAATTTTGTTAAAACACGTTCTTAAAAACTCTCTTCAGTCCTCTATTACCGCTTTGGGAATGAGTGTTGTTCACCTTCTTGCTGGAACGGTTGTGGTGGAAAATATTTTTTCATGGCCAGGTATAGGGAGATTATGTATCACTGCTATTTTTAACAGAGATTATCCTATCATTCAAGCTTATATTCTTATGATGGGGACGCTGTTTATTGTCTGTAATCTTATTGTAGATATTATACATCATAAATTAGATCCAAGATTGCATAAGGTGGTGTAGTATGATAAAAAAACTCATGAAAGATAAAATTGCACTGATAACCCTATTGATTATATTACTGACTATGATTCTAGGTATTTTTGCTGATATAATAGCCCCAAATGATCCAATTGCTACAAGTATTATAAATAAATACGCCCAAAGAAGTCAGGCCTTTCCTTTAGGAACCGACCATCTTGGACGTTGTATATTATCAAGGTTAATTTATGGTATAAGACCTACCTTGTTTTTATCTATGTTTACCATGCTGTGCACCATTGCTCTTGGTACCAGCATAGGGGCCATAGCAGGCTATGCTCGAGGTATGGTTGATGAAGTAATGATGCGGATTGTAGACATTATGTTGTCCTTTCCCAGTCAGGTGATGATCCTTGCAGTGGTTGGTATGATGGGGGTAGGAATACGAAATGTCATTATCGCCAGCATAGCCATCAAATGGGCATGGTACGCTAGAATGATTCGGTCCAGTGTGATTCAGTATAACAATAAAAATTACATTTTATATTCTAAAACCATAGGTACAAGTAAAAGTTTTATTGTCTTCAGACATATGCTTTTAAATATTTTGTCGGAGATTATTGTCTTAGCTACATTGGATATGGGCTGGGTCATTTTAAGTATTTCTACTCTTTCTTTCCTTGGGCTGGGGGTTCAAGCACCGACACCTGAGTGGGGAGGGATGTTGAGTGAAGCAAAAAATGTTATCACTTCTCGTCCCACTCAAATGCTTGCACCGGGTATTGCTATTCTAGTAATTGTAGCTTCCTTTAATATGTTGGGGGATAGTTTAAGAGATGTATTAGATACCAAGGAGGGATAAGGTGAAGACAGAATTATTAAAGGTGAATCATTTAAAGGTGCAGTACAGAGACCATAAAATATCAAAAGATATTATTTCAGATATTTCCTTTAGCCTAAAGAAAAACCATTGTCTCGGTATTATTGGGGAAAGTGGAAGCGGCAAGAGCATCACCTGTAAGGCCATATTGGGACTTTTGGAGAAGAATTTTGATGTGAAGGGGGATGTGGTCTTTAATGATATACATCTACTGAAGCAGGATAAAAGGAAAATTAGACATATACGAGGAAAAGAAATTTCTATGATTCTGCAAAATCCTATGACCTCTTTTGACCCTCTTTTTACGATACAAGAACAAATGACAGAAACTTTTATTGAAAACCTTGATATAACTAAAAAGGAAGCCTTAGGACTTTCCCTAAAAGCTCTTGAGGAGATGCATATCCTTTATCCTAAAGATGTACTAAAAAAACACCCCCATCAACTGAGTGGGGGCATGCTGCAAAGAGTGATGATCGGGATTGCCCTTGCCTTAAAACCAAGTATGATTATCGCAGATGAACCCACAACTGCGGTGGATGCCATCAATGTAGT includes:
- a CDS encoding M56 family metallopeptidase; this translates as MASFLQELFLSILNMSITASYVILFVIVGRLFLKKAPKIFSYASWAVVLFRLISPFSFSSAFSLLKVGTSSFGKMEYIPSNIGMMAEPQIDLGISGLNTIISNSLPAATPYASINPTQIILLSLSIIWILGVLGLMTYSLISYLILKHKVGMAVLLQDNVFECENISSPFVLGIVNPKIYLPIGLSEAEKSYILKHEQIHIKRFDYLIKPFAFLALCVHWFNPFVWLSFVLMSHDMEMACDEQVIKELGTDIKTDYSTSILSLAVNKKMINGSPLAFGEIGAKGRIKNVLNYKRSTFWVIIMAVIVVIITGIGLASNPTASTYYNKEKIHMAETWAEALNIRNGKLRYEIMSESMKEKFVTEQKEGSDSDEWNYSIGYSSPWVVNYEIDVEGDTANITYHLTDSTGEIYEKIEIITFGKENNQLVIIDAREKFAQWEKVRYFAPTAKQAMEVYRKALLESDYLTILSLVHTANFDPIGQEIWDTIKINSVKVVSEDIRENKACYELELDIKDGGNSAFEIGIFPRWLWLVKGELGWYVEGLMTSGEPDASWWSLEL
- a CDS encoding metallophosphoesterase family protein — protein: MKRKTIGVISDTHGLLRPEAVKILKNSEMIIHAGDIGNVQILEGLQKIAQVVAVRGNCDKGSWAKEFAETKIVEIQNIHLYVLHDVKNMDLDPSVAGFKAVISGHSHKPLVTYSNGILYLNPGSAGPRRFKLPLSVARLYVDTVSVEAEIIRLDI
- the nikA gene encoding nickel ABC transporter substrate-binding protein; amino-acid sequence: MLKKKMGKSLVICILLLTLSLMAACSSGGNTPSSSDEEGNVALNTDELIYVNFRDIRDLNPHTYSGELFAQNLLFEGLVMVTDEGIQPWLAKDWDISEDGRTYTFHIRQGVTFSDGYKFDAHAVEANIQAIYDNYDRHGWLESVRLLDSFGAVDDYTFEMKLKEPYYPLLIELAVTRPFRFISPNCFIDGTTKNGVNGVIGTGKYVLTENHIDQYAVFDVNETYWGEKPEISRIIAKVIPDNQIRVLALEKGEIDIIFGIGMIDAATYLKFSEMEGFGASLSDPLATRMLIMNSTDKILSDVNVRQAINAAVNREEISEGIFYGLEAPASRMLARTVPYCDVDFEDYVYSLDKAKNLLEEAGWNMNEATNIREKDGMPLQIEMHYNADNVTERTIAEYLQDEMRKVGINLSITGEEEQAYRDRMKNGGFSITFNMPWGTPYDPHSFLGAMRMPAVYGDYAAQQGLEEVQKLHDTILKAFIATDEIQRQEYYDYILTYLHDEAIYVPLTFERNRAVYNEKVKNVTFNPSQYEVPLDRMYIK
- the opp1B gene encoding nickel/cobalt ABC transporter permease, with translation MGKYIIKRILMALPMMLAVSFIAFVLINLIPADPAEVVLRVNEIIPTEEAIEGMREELGLNKPYLQRYFDWLWDVLHLNLGNSYVNKNRTVAGEITRSLPATFELAAVSLFIVIFVSIPVGLLCAVWKDSIFDRVVRIFIFIGTAMPNYWIGILLIWLFAVKLGVLPTGGNNQEGAIILPAITLSLTYISTYVRLIRNSILENMIENYVFYAKVRGLKDRTILLKHVLKNSLQSSITALGMSVVHLLAGTVVVENIFSWPGIGRLCITAIFNRDYPIIQAYILMMGTLFIVCNLIVDIIHHKLDPRLHKVV
- the opp1C gene encoding nickel/cobalt ABC transporter permease — its product is MIKKLMKDKIALITLLIILLTMILGIFADIIAPNDPIATSIINKYAQRSQAFPLGTDHLGRCILSRLIYGIRPTLFLSMFTMLCTIALGTSIGAIAGYARGMVDEVMMRIVDIMLSFPSQVMILAVVGMMGVGIRNVIIASIAIKWAWYARMIRSSVIQYNNKNYILYSKTIGTSKSFIVFRHMLLNILSEIIVLATLDMGWVILSISTLSFLGLGVQAPTPEWGGMLSEAKNVITSRPTQMLAPGIAILVIVASFNMLGDSLRDVLDTKEG
- a CDS encoding ABC transporter ATP-binding protein, which produces MKTELLKVNHLKVQYRDHKISKDIISDISFSLKKNHCLGIIGESGSGKSITCKAILGLLEKNFDVKGDVVFNDIHLLKQDKRKIRHIRGKEISMILQNPMTSFDPLFTIQEQMTETFIENLDITKKEALGLSLKALEEMHILYPKDVLKKHPHQLSGGMLQRVMIGIALALKPSMIIADEPTTAVDAINVVKVMEEFMRIREKHHTSMIFVSHDLGVVSKIADHLLVMKEGEIVEAGETQHVLNRPSNEYTKYLIDTRNALVEKFYQVVG